From a single Arachis hypogaea cultivar Tifrunner chromosome 3, arahy.Tifrunner.gnm2.J5K5, whole genome shotgun sequence genomic region:
- the LOC112790484 gene encoding nuclear transcription factor Y subunit A-3 isoform X2: MKPFLSLNYPDTAFDCAQIECDYSMNQPQMLPQMLGLQSTRVALPLDLAEEGPVYVNAKQYHGILRRRQSRAKLEAQNKLIKNRKPYLHESRHRHALNRVRGSGGRFLSTKQFEQSNAEVATGAHSSSDPSKDASKVESHLLRTAGNASSITTCSDRTSLSSNSVSRQPEAQLFLAGPANMGRAPVVR, from the exons ATGAAACCGTTTCTCTCGCTCAATTATCCGGATACAGCATTCGATTGTGCACAAATTGAATGCGATTACTCGATG AATCAACCCCAAATGTTGCCCCAGATGCTAGGATTGCAATCCACTAGAGTTGCTTTACCACTTGATCTTGCCGAGGAAGGCCCCGTTTATGTCAATGCAAAACAATACCACGGTATACTGAGAAGGCGTCAGTCGCGAGCAAAGCTTGAGGCTCAGAACAAACTAATAAAAAATCGTAAG CCATATCTACACGAGTCTCGCCATCGCCATGCTTTGAATAGGGTCAGGGGTTCCGGGGGACGATTCCTGAGCACCAAGCAGTTTGAACAATCTAATGCTGAAGTTGCCACCGGCGCGCATTCTAGCTCAGACCCCAGCAAGGATGCATCCAAGGTTGAAAGTCATCTCTTGAGAACAGCTGGCAATGCATCTTCAATCACAACCTGCTCGGATCGGACGTCCTTGTCAAGCAACAGTGTTAGCAGGCAGCCGGAAGCGCAGTTGTTCCTGGCAGGCCCTGCAAACATGGGCCGAGCTCCAGTGGTCCGGTGA
- the LOC112790484 gene encoding nuclear transcription factor Y subunit A-3 isoform X1: MKPFLSLNYPDTAFDCAQIECDYSMAHSSYSYEDPLFAGSFVAYGPQGINQPQMLPQMLGLQSTRVALPLDLAEEGPVYVNAKQYHGILRRRQSRAKLEAQNKLIKNRKPYLHESRHRHALNRVRGSGGRFLSTKQFEQSNAEVATGAHSSSDPSKDASKVESHLLRTAGNASSITTCSDRTSLSSNSVSRQPEAQLFLAGPANMGRAPVVR; the protein is encoded by the exons ATGAAACCGTTTCTCTCGCTCAATTATCCGGATACAGCATTCGATTGTGCACAAATTGAATGCGATTACTCGATG GCTCATAGTTCCTATTCTTACGAAGATCCCCTTTTCGCCGGTTCATTTGTTGCTTATGGACCACAGGGTATT AATCAACCCCAAATGTTGCCCCAGATGCTAGGATTGCAATCCACTAGAGTTGCTTTACCACTTGATCTTGCCGAGGAAGGCCCCGTTTATGTCAATGCAAAACAATACCACGGTATACTGAGAAGGCGTCAGTCGCGAGCAAAGCTTGAGGCTCAGAACAAACTAATAAAAAATCGTAAG CCATATCTACACGAGTCTCGCCATCGCCATGCTTTGAATAGGGTCAGGGGTTCCGGGGGACGATTCCTGAGCACCAAGCAGTTTGAACAATCTAATGCTGAAGTTGCCACCGGCGCGCATTCTAGCTCAGACCCCAGCAAGGATGCATCCAAGGTTGAAAGTCATCTCTTGAGAACAGCTGGCAATGCATCTTCAATCACAACCTGCTCGGATCGGACGTCCTTGTCAAGCAACAGTGTTAGCAGGCAGCCGGAAGCGCAGTTGTTCCTGGCAGGCCCTGCAAACATGGGCCGAGCTCCAGTGGTCCGGTGA